The following are from one region of the Paenibacillus protaetiae genome:
- a CDS encoding Ig-like domain-containing protein: protein MQSFIRINRKWIGLALTFVLLAGILIPQSGTARADGAPELLAQWSNFSDSDTTTYYANDGIEANKNNPSTVIAPIGAGAIGVAGTNPKSVTTTGWVKGVSYWLVKLSTEGYDNITLSSVQQSSNTGPQTFVLEYSTDNESWKSDGTTYVVANDPTTGVISNHVLPADVNDSPNVYIRWRVADNSTAVNGTAIGTAGTSRIGNITVSGTPVGTTTPVAVAGVSLNESELTLQPGGTEKLTASIQPSNATNKAVVWTSSDETVASVNNGTVTANAVGTATITVTTADGGFQDTAQLTVDDTPIAVTGVNLDNNNLSLDVGQTGQLTAKVEPTNATNKAVQWASNNTAVATVDGTGNVTAVAAGSAIITATTADGSYTASASVTVSTPATYTAGDVVISQLYANGGNGGAFYNTKYFELYNRTNEDISFNNKWSLVYTSQTGTSIGSGYKLSGTIKAHGYYLVSGSTAATGGPLPIAADQAAGTALSPSASAGGIITLAYSTTGLTGQDDPRAIDIVAFGDGSNTAFKLPTDHWGAPFYNSLIKGGAIVRKTDSGSDPRHAFGLGNGYFNRDTANDFVLNSPDVQTDPKEIVLHNSKTMTTPDASKITFSASSSSLLGAAGSVPASAAVSAYVVADGTVKQVGQAAASADGSFSLTLNDVQGSQAVYVTFKDGTQPESFYAHVDAAPAATSAIADIEGTDTNGVPLNVGYATTIEGVVTSANNAIGTENTSYYVQDATGGIHVVSAQAPADTIQPGHKVKLEGKAVFAAGSMQFVPSSVTDEGMDTLVAAATTSIADLGDYAKAEQLEGTLVTVRGKVTNIPKNGPDYNISIADDDGNVAIVKIAANSGIDINTAVSLGDTFGFTGVVEQTKWGAPYTSGYYLVPRNTADIKGDMQFSHTPLVKAYIGLDIPFTVKAKYADSVTLYYKNEGDASFAPIPMVTTDNLNYNARIPKENVTATNVYYYIEAETSGQPNQSSGSAAAPHLVPVVSDTDGPAYSDEQPAQNDQVESFHPVVSVNVDDPNGVDATTLGISIDGKDFTAKAELSETQIKLALTADDDLPIGTHTVQVSGKDNLGNASTHTWTFEILERFTGGNHYRGTTHNHTNISHDAQGAPEDALKAAKAHGYDYFAFSDHSHDIDSNLVGQDTVDHNGMPERTGGSDWQLTKDLANEYTKDGSFVVFPAFEMTSTTWGHSNVFGTTNFIDRVQNGGTYQSLQNYYAWTLTYDNIVAQFNHPAMGANAFDNFIPYDKNVDKLFTMLEVGNGSGNYSYVNAEDKFFSALDLGWHVAPTYGEDNHDGTWGQTKKRTIIVAKDLTQDSLLDAMRNMHVYFSEDPNAQLDVLANGYYMGATVDSKTLNFDVTGSDAVSESASDPEYSFITTPSNDNIAKVELVTNGGRVIDTYTPSSDSTSFNWKPVVNVVGGQQWFVIRVTQKDGDRTYSAPIWSPQDPLSVKVNDLSVAEGAAIAGVPATLKAGLSNLGTISLTNLTAHFYYDSIDAQHLIGDATIESLASNQSATASVSWANPTAGDHKLIVVLEAGDGNDLGENKFEQALSVKAPLGIKVMIDATHNNENTSSDTGSYKDNLTSLTLTLKQQGYTVVENKTALTASLLADVGVLVVTHPSTQYTAGEIDVLKNYVDGGGALLMSEKSNYNGTPQNLNSLLAGIGSSMLVNNDGVFDETKEGNFWSTPLTSNFSVRLHNQPVNGGLTDFIPLLDFYSGSSLAANDGSGGKKALTDSDNVTILARGNETTFQDSPQVKADTYAYNVQTSKGKDGPALTDVTGGSVIPLVAAEQIGNGRIVLSGMNIFNDKQMTQNDGPTNNIPFSVNVVNWLAHLEPKVMPINEARQQPEGTSVMVEGQVTTTAFYDSAYIQDATGGVVAFSEVPAGSLKLGDTVRVYGHISTFENDKELVFDRFANSIVVLKSGSPVAPKLVSTADSVSDAYQGQLVQVEGIVKEIKDSSTYIINDGSGDVTVFVDGYIINQSGVPVPDMKVGDTLKAVGLSGKYSLGNRIRVRDTHELSVNQGETTAVTGVGLDKSEFTMTLGDDPYVLTATVAPANATNKNVTWSSDAESVATVDASGHVTAVAPGTAKITVTTDDGGFTASATVTVQAKSGSDNNQHGTAPSVPDKTYTLTTGSLTDIGSGIKSAAIPAGTQEVKLAADLANTFKGESLLLNAGDLSLTIPGELLQQLIGKLPADAQSKSTITLQLIPLASGEAAQVIAKGEAFSGAELKPAGDIYSFRLSITAAGGKTAELSTFSEPILIKLKVGSGVNPALSGVYYIADNGTLEYIGGTYKDGYMTAQISHFSQYAVLEYDKRFGDVPADYWAADVIRELTAKHIVNGTSTNTFEPKRNVTRAEFVAQLVRALHLTEKGQASFADVKTNDWFAEDVAIAVQAGIVQGKTSTMFDPNASITREEMTVMLMRAYAHAGGATSAGSDEAVFKDEANIAPWAIAFIKSAAELHLVQGRGEGNFDPKGITTRAESAQIVYNLLHH, encoded by the coding sequence ATGCAGTCATTTATAAGAATTAACCGAAAGTGGATTGGTCTTGCGCTGACTTTTGTGCTGCTGGCTGGCATATTGATTCCGCAGTCGGGGACAGCACGCGCAGACGGGGCGCCGGAGCTGCTGGCGCAATGGAGTAATTTTAGTGACTCCGATACAACGACGTATTATGCGAACGACGGTATCGAAGCCAATAAAAACAACCCTTCAACGGTAATCGCGCCGATAGGCGCCGGAGCCATCGGGGTTGCAGGAACGAACCCGAAATCGGTTACGACGACGGGTTGGGTAAAAGGCGTCTCGTATTGGCTGGTTAAATTGAGCACGGAAGGATACGACAATATAACGTTGTCTTCCGTGCAGCAAAGCTCCAACACGGGACCGCAGACGTTCGTACTGGAATACAGCACGGACAATGAATCTTGGAAATCCGATGGCACTACGTACGTTGTGGCCAATGATCCCACGACGGGTGTCATCAGCAATCACGTGCTGCCTGCGGACGTTAACGATTCGCCGAACGTCTACATACGGTGGAGAGTCGCCGACAATTCTACGGCAGTAAACGGAACTGCCATTGGAACGGCCGGGACAAGCCGTATCGGCAACATTACGGTCAGCGGTACGCCGGTCGGCACAACAACGCCGGTGGCCGTGGCGGGCGTATCGCTGAACGAATCGGAGCTCACGCTACAGCCTGGCGGAACGGAGAAGCTGACTGCGTCCATCCAGCCTAGCAATGCCACGAACAAAGCGGTAGTTTGGACCTCCAGCGACGAGACAGTCGCAAGCGTCAATAACGGCACCGTGACGGCTAACGCTGTTGGTACGGCAACGATCACGGTCACGACAGCTGACGGCGGCTTCCAGGATACGGCTCAATTGACGGTTGACGATACGCCAATCGCCGTAACGGGCGTGAACCTGGATAATAACAATCTGTCGCTTGACGTCGGCCAGACAGGCCAGTTGACAGCAAAGGTTGAACCAACAAACGCGACGAATAAGGCGGTGCAATGGGCATCCAACAATACCGCTGTCGCGACGGTTGACGGGACTGGCAACGTAACTGCGGTCGCCGCCGGATCGGCAATCATCACGGCGACGACCGCAGACGGGAGCTATACGGCAAGCGCATCAGTAACGGTGTCAACGCCGGCAACCTATACGGCAGGCGATGTCGTTATCAGCCAGCTGTATGCAAACGGCGGTAATGGTGGCGCGTTTTACAACACGAAATATTTTGAGTTGTACAACCGCACGAACGAAGATATTTCATTTAATAATAAATGGTCGCTGGTTTATACGTCCCAAACCGGCACGAGCATTGGCTCGGGCTACAAGCTGAGCGGCACGATCAAGGCGCATGGTTATTATCTCGTCTCCGGCAGCACAGCCGCGACGGGCGGTCCGCTGCCAATTGCAGCCGACCAAGCGGCCGGTACGGCGCTTAGCCCGAGTGCAAGCGCGGGCGGCATCATCACCCTCGCTTACTCCACGACAGGCTTAACCGGACAAGACGATCCGCGCGCCATCGACATCGTGGCGTTTGGCGACGGATCGAACACTGCGTTCAAGCTGCCAACCGATCATTGGGGTGCGCCTTTCTATAATAGCCTTATCAAAGGCGGGGCTATCGTGCGCAAGACGGACAGCGGCTCAGATCCTCGGCATGCGTTTGGTCTTGGCAACGGCTACTTTAATCGCGACACCGCAAATGATTTTGTTCTGAATTCGCCAGATGTGCAGACTGATCCAAAAGAAATCGTTCTGCATAATTCCAAGACGATGACAACGCCGGATGCCTCGAAAATTACATTCTCGGCAAGCAGCTCGTCTCTCTTGGGCGCAGCCGGCTCCGTTCCCGCATCTGCGGCAGTGAGCGCATATGTTGTGGCGGACGGCACCGTAAAGCAGGTCGGCCAAGCGGCAGCATCGGCTGACGGCTCCTTCAGCCTGACGTTAAACGATGTGCAGGGCAGCCAAGCGGTTTATGTGACGTTTAAAGACGGCACGCAGCCGGAGAGTTTCTATGCGCATGTCGATGCGGCACCTGCAGCAACATCGGCAATTGCAGATATTGAGGGAACGGATACGAATGGCGTTCCGTTGAACGTCGGCTATGCGACGACGATCGAAGGCGTTGTAACATCCGCTAACAATGCGATTGGTACGGAGAACACGAGTTACTACGTGCAAGATGCCACAGGCGGCATCCATGTCGTTAGCGCGCAGGCTCCAGCGGATACGATTCAACCCGGCCATAAGGTGAAACTCGAAGGCAAAGCCGTCTTCGCGGCAGGTTCTATGCAGTTCGTGCCATCATCGGTTACGGACGAAGGAATGGATACTCTGGTTGCAGCCGCAACTACGTCGATTGCCGATCTGGGCGACTACGCGAAGGCCGAGCAACTGGAAGGAACTTTGGTTACGGTTCGCGGCAAAGTAACGAACATTCCGAAGAACGGTCCGGATTACAACATCTCGATAGCTGACGATGATGGCAATGTAGCCATCGTGAAGATCGCTGCAAACTCAGGCATCGACATCAATACTGCGGTTTCTCTGGGCGACACGTTTGGCTTCACAGGTGTTGTCGAACAGACAAAATGGGGTGCTCCTTATACGAGCGGCTACTATCTTGTACCAAGAAACACTGCAGATATTAAAGGCGATATGCAGTTCAGCCATACACCGTTGGTAAAAGCGTACATCGGATTGGACATTCCGTTCACCGTGAAGGCTAAATACGCGGACTCCGTGACGCTTTACTATAAGAACGAGGGCGACGCGAGTTTCGCTCCGATTCCGATGGTTACGACTGACAACCTGAACTACAATGCCAGGATTCCGAAAGAAAACGTGACGGCAACAAATGTATATTATTACATTGAAGCGGAAACGTCCGGCCAGCCGAACCAGTCGTCCGGCAGTGCCGCAGCCCCGCATCTGGTGCCTGTCGTGTCGGATACGGACGGACCAGCTTACTCGGACGAGCAGCCGGCACAGAACGATCAGGTTGAAAGCTTTCACCCGGTCGTGTCCGTTAATGTCGACGATCCGAACGGCGTTGACGCAACAACGCTTGGCATCAGCATTGACGGTAAAGACTTCACGGCTAAGGCTGAGTTGTCCGAGACACAAATCAAGCTGGCACTGACTGCGGATGACGATTTGCCGATCGGCACGCACACCGTGCAAGTGAGCGGCAAGGACAATCTGGGCAATGCATCAACGCATACGTGGACGTTTGAAATATTGGAGCGTTTCACCGGAGGCAATCATTACCGGGGGACGACGCATAACCATACGAACATTTCGCATGACGCGCAAGGAGCGCCGGAAGATGCGCTGAAGGCAGCTAAGGCGCATGGCTACGATTACTTCGCGTTTTCTGACCATTCGCATGACATTGACTCGAACTTGGTTGGTCAGGACACTGTCGACCATAACGGCATGCCGGAACGGACGGGCGGCTCGGATTGGCAGTTGACCAAGGATCTGGCCAACGAATACACCAAAGATGGCAGCTTCGTCGTCTTCCCGGCTTTTGAGATGACCTCGACGACCTGGGGCCATTCAAATGTGTTCGGTACGACCAATTTCATTGACCGCGTACAGAATGGCGGTACGTACCAAAGCTTGCAAAACTATTACGCATGGACGTTGACCTACGATAATATCGTGGCGCAGTTTAACCATCCGGCTATGGGCGCAAACGCGTTCGACAACTTTATTCCATACGACAAAAACGTCGACAAGCTGTTTACGATGCTGGAAGTCGGCAATGGCTCAGGCAACTATTCGTATGTGAACGCGGAAGACAAGTTTTTCAGCGCGCTGGACCTTGGATGGCATGTTGCGCCAACCTATGGCGAAGACAACCACGATGGCACTTGGGGCCAAACGAAGAAGCGCACGATCATCGTTGCCAAGGACCTGACGCAGGATTCACTCCTTGACGCGATGCGCAACATGCACGTGTATTTCAGCGAGGACCCGAACGCACAGCTCGACGTCCTGGCTAACGGTTACTACATGGGCGCTACCGTCGATTCGAAGACGCTGAACTTCGACGTAACGGGCAGCGATGCAGTGTCCGAAAGTGCAAGCGATCCGGAGTACAGCTTCATTACTACGCCTTCGAACGACAACATCGCGAAGGTGGAGCTGGTTACGAACGGCGGCCGTGTTATCGACACATACACGCCGTCCAGCGACAGCACGTCGTTCAACTGGAAGCCGGTCGTCAATGTGGTCGGCGGCCAACAATGGTTCGTTATCCGTGTGACACAGAAGGATGGAGACCGCACGTATTCTGCGCCGATTTGGTCTCCTCAAGATCCGTTGTCAGTGAAGGTCAACGATTTGTCTGTCGCTGAAGGCGCAGCCATCGCTGGCGTGCCGGCGACGTTGAAGGCTGGTTTGTCCAATCTCGGCACGATTAGCCTGACGAATTTGACGGCGCATTTTTACTACGACAGCATCGACGCGCAGCATCTGATCGGCGACGCGACGATTGAGTCTCTTGCATCCAATCAGAGCGCGACCGCCAGCGTTAGCTGGGCGAACCCGACCGCGGGCGACCATAAGCTGATCGTCGTCCTGGAAGCCGGGGACGGCAACGATTTGGGCGAAAACAAATTCGAGCAAGCGCTCAGCGTCAAAGCGCCGCTTGGCATAAAAGTTATGATCGATGCGACGCACAACAATGAAAACACTTCAAGCGATACGGGATCGTATAAGGATAACCTGACGTCCCTGACGCTGACATTGAAGCAGCAAGGCTACACAGTCGTCGAGAACAAAACGGCTTTGACCGCTTCACTTCTCGCCGATGTAGGCGTACTCGTCGTCACACATCCGAGCACGCAGTACACGGCAGGCGAAATCGACGTGCTGAAGAACTACGTCGATGGCGGAGGAGCGCTCTTGATGAGCGAGAAGAGCAACTATAACGGCACTCCGCAAAATTTGAACAGCTTGCTTGCCGGTATCGGCTCTAGCATGCTCGTGAATAACGATGGTGTATTTGATGAAACAAAGGAAGGTAATTTCTGGTCGACGCCGCTGACATCGAATTTCTCTGTGCGCCTGCATAATCAGCCTGTCAACGGCGGGTTGACGGACTTCATTCCGCTGCTCGATTTCTACAGCGGCTCGAGTTTGGCTGCCAATGACGGCAGCGGCGGCAAGAAGGCGTTGACGGATAGCGATAACGTAACGATTCTGGCGCGCGGCAACGAGACCACGTTCCAGGACAGTCCGCAAGTAAAGGCGGATACGTACGCATACAACGTGCAAACGTCGAAAGGCAAGGATGGTCCGGCGCTGACGGATGTTACCGGCGGTTCAGTTATTCCGCTCGTTGCGGCCGAACAGATCGGCAATGGCCGTATTGTGTTGTCGGGTATGAACATTTTCAACGACAAGCAAATGACGCAGAACGATGGACCGACGAACAACATTCCGTTCTCTGTCAACGTTGTCAACTGGCTGGCACACCTAGAACCGAAGGTTATGCCGATAAATGAGGCACGTCAGCAGCCGGAAGGAACAAGCGTCATGGTCGAAGGCCAAGTGACGACGACGGCATTTTATGATTCGGCATATATCCAGGATGCAACCGGCGGCGTCGTCGCTTTCAGTGAAGTGCCGGCGGGTTCGCTGAAGCTTGGCGATACGGTACGCGTCTATGGCCATATCAGTACATTTGAGAACGACAAGGAGCTGGTATTCGACCGGTTTGCGAACAGCATCGTCGTGCTGAAATCCGGATCTCCTGTCGCTCCGAAGCTGGTGTCCACGGCTGACTCGGTATCTGACGCTTACCAAGGCCAGTTGGTTCAAGTAGAAGGCATCGTCAAAGAAATCAAAGATAGCAGCACTTATATCATCAACGACGGATCAGGCGACGTAACCGTGTTCGTAGATGGTTATATCATTAATCAAAGCGGCGTACCGGTACCGGACATGAAGGTCGGGGACACGCTGAAGGCTGTAGGCCTCAGCGGCAAATATTCGCTCGGCAACCGGATCCGCGTGCGGGACACCCACGAATTGTCGGTGAATCAGGGAGAGACGACAGCGGTAACAGGAGTCGGGCTAGACAAATCGGAATTTACCATGACGTTGGGTGACGATCCGTATGTCCTGACGGCAACGGTAGCGCCTGCAAATGCCACAAACAAAAACGTAACATGGAGCTCGGATGCAGAGTCGGTTGCTACGGTAGACGCTTCCGGTCATGTAACGGCAGTCGCGCCAGGCACGGCGAAGATTACCGTAACGACGGACGACGGCGGCTTCACAGCTAGTGCGACCGTAACGGTGCAGGCTAAATCGGGCAGCGATAATAACCAGCATGGTACGGCGCCTTCAGTACCAGACAAAACTTACACGCTTACGACTGGCAGCCTGACGGATATCGGAAGCGGCATTAAGTCCGCCGCTATTCCGGCTGGTACACAGGAAGTCAAGCTAGCCGCTGATCTCGCGAACACGTTCAAAGGCGAAAGCCTTCTGCTGAATGCAGGAGATCTCTCGCTTACGATTCCGGGGGAACTGCTGCAGCAGCTGATTGGCAAACTGCCGGCAGACGCACAGTCGAAGAGTACGATAACGTTGCAGTTGATTCCGTTGGCAAGCGGAGAGGCGGCGCAGGTGATTGCCAAGGGCGAAGCCTTCTCTGGCGCAGAGCTGAAGCCTGCGGGAGACATCTATTCGTTCCGTCTGTCCATTACGGCAGCGGGCGGCAAGACAGCGGAACTCTCGACTTTCAGCGAACCGATCTTGATCAAGCTGAAAGTTGGCTCCGGCGTGAATCCGGCGCTTTCCGGCGTGTATTACATCGCTGATAACGGCACATTGGAATACATTGGCGGCACATACAAGGACGGCTACATGACGGCGCAAATCAGCCATTTCAGCCAGTACGCGGTTCTCGAATATGACAAGAGGTTTGGGGATGTACCGGCGGATTACTGGGCGGCGGACGTGATTCGCGAACTGACTGCAAAGCATATTGTTAACGGTACGAGCACAAATACATTCGAACCAAAACGCAACGTCACGCGTGCGGAATTCGTTGCGCAACTGGTTCGCGCATTGCATTTGACGGAGAAAGGCCAAGCCTCCTTCGCAGATGTGAAAACGAACGACTGGTTTGCGGAGGACGTTGCCATTGCGGTTCAGGCTGGCATCGTTCAAGGCAAAACCAGTACGATGTTTGATCCGAACGCGTCAATTACACGCGAGGAAATGACTGTTATGTTGATGCGCGCTTATGCGCATGCCGGCGGTGCAACCTCGGCTGGCTCCGATGAAGCAGTGTTCAAGGACGAAGCGAATATCGCGCCATGGGCAATTGCGTTTATCAAATCGGCTGCAGAGCTGCATCTCGTGCAAGGGCGCGGCGAAGGCAATTTTGATCCGAAAGGCATCACGACCCGTGCTGAATCGGCTCAAATTGTGTACAACCTGCTTCACCATTAA
- a CDS encoding MFS transporter: protein MKKKRTTQAADRQQTEFRMKENIVTLLLGVTVILVVMNTMMFNLALPTVTEQFGLSTTTASWIVTGYSIVFAISSITYSRLSDYLPIRTLLITGLLSFGLASLLGLFSGNFALLLVARLIQASGAASIPALGIMLVTRFIPTERRGKAMSVIMSASSLGLGLGPVIGGAITEYLGWHELFIVSAASLAVIPFFLRLLPREKSKTVSFDISGAVCLGIGTTGLLLYMTNRSWLALIAGGISILLFWLRIRSAGNPFVQPDLFGNKRYMTLSFLGIAAYMCSFCSLFLLPQLLARSYGLTPGEAGLIIFPGALVSMLISRKIGGIIDLHGNRLLFRYAPWILVAAALLFAILADWSMYAVMVAYMLLSTGFSSLTTGVSNELSRILPQPSVGAGMGLFQLLQFFSGAFSVAVTGSVLTSFQTVSPGKVYAGIFWGMAAVAAIAVACALLYAVMEAFRQKRESGSESKPAVLD, encoded by the coding sequence ATGAAAAAAAAGCGGACCACGCAAGCTGCGGATAGGCAGCAAACGGAGTTTCGCATGAAGGAAAACATCGTCACGCTGCTGCTTGGCGTGACGGTTATTCTGGTTGTCATGAATACGATGATGTTTAACTTGGCATTGCCGACAGTCACGGAGCAATTTGGTTTATCCACAACGACGGCTTCGTGGATCGTTACCGGCTATTCCATCGTATTTGCCATCTCATCCATTACGTACAGCCGGCTGTCCGATTATTTGCCCATCCGGACACTGCTTATTACTGGTCTGCTTTCGTTTGGGCTGGCTTCTCTGCTTGGTTTGTTTAGCGGGAATTTCGCGCTGCTCCTGGTCGCCCGGCTCATTCAAGCTTCCGGCGCGGCTTCCATTCCGGCGCTTGGCATTATGCTGGTTACCCGGTTTATACCGACGGAGCGGCGAGGCAAAGCGATGTCCGTCATTATGTCGGCAAGTTCGCTGGGGCTTGGCCTCGGCCCTGTAATCGGCGGGGCGATAACCGAATACTTAGGCTGGCATGAACTGTTTATCGTGTCGGCTGCGAGCCTTGCAGTTATCCCGTTTTTCCTGAGACTGCTGCCTCGCGAAAAGTCCAAAACAGTGTCCTTCGACATATCGGGAGCGGTATGCCTTGGTATTGGCACAACGGGGCTGCTGCTCTATATGACGAACCGCAGCTGGCTGGCGCTTATAGCAGGCGGCATATCGATTCTATTATTTTGGCTGCGCATCCGCAGCGCGGGCAATCCGTTCGTACAGCCTGACCTGTTTGGCAACAAACGTTATATGACATTAAGCTTTTTAGGCATTGCCGCTTATATGTGCAGCTTCTGCTCGCTGTTTCTGCTTCCGCAGCTTCTTGCCCGTTCATACGGCTTGACGCCCGGCGAAGCGGGGTTGATCATTTTTCCAGGCGCGCTTGTGTCGATGCTCATTTCCAGAAAAATCGGCGGTATTATTGATTTGCACGGCAACCGGCTGCTTTTCCGCTACGCGCCCTGGATACTGGTTGCTGCCGCACTGCTCTTCGCCATCCTGGCCGACTGGTCCATGTATGCGGTCATGGTTGCCTACATGCTGCTTAGCACCGGCTTCTCCTCGCTGACGACCGGCGTTTCGAACGAGCTTTCCCGTATCCTGCCGCAGCCGTCGGTTGGCGCGGGCATGGGCTTGTTCCAGCTGCTGCAATTTTTTAGCGGGGCATTCAGCGTAGCGGTAACCGGCAGTGTATTGACGTCGTTCCAAACGGTGTCCCCGGGTAAAGTATATGCCGGCATTTTCTGGGGGATGGCAGCGGTAGCGGCTATCGCCGTTGCTTGCGCGCTGTTGTATGCGGTGATGGAGGCTTTTCGCCAAAAAAGAGAAAGCGGCTCCGAGTCTAAACCTGCCGTCTTGGATTAA
- a CDS encoding ArsR/SmtB family transcription factor, with translation MKPLYHPATEDIQLTSVLYALSDPVRLSIVKQVMAFGEQACGDISIPVAKSTMSHHSKTLREAGIIQTRVMGTQRLLSIRHEDLEARFPGLLEAVMSNAPSVEEISSGND, from the coding sequence ATGAAACCGCTATACCATCCCGCTACCGAAGATATTCAGCTTACTTCGGTTCTATATGCGTTAAGCGATCCTGTCCGGCTTAGTATCGTCAAGCAAGTTATGGCGTTTGGCGAGCAGGCTTGCGGCGATATAAGCATCCCCGTTGCCAAATCAACGATGTCGCATCATTCCAAGACCCTTCGCGAAGCCGGAATTATACAGACCAGAGTAATGGGAACACAGCGCTTGCTGTCCATCCGGCATGAAGACCTGGAAGCCCGCTTTCCGGGATTGCTGGAAGCCGTTATGAGCAATGCCCCTTCCGTTGAAGAGATAAGCTCCGGCAACGACTAA
- a CDS encoding VOC family protein: MMAGLLGNNVITQIGILVHDIDKVSQAYADFFGVPKPEARWTDAADKAQTEYNGEPSEARAKLAFIDMGSLQLELIEPDLHPSTWRNYLDEHGEGPHHIAFFIEGMKEKVTLLETNGFPLQQKGEYTGGRYAYMDTFKELKVLVELLENDK; encoded by the coding sequence ATTATGGCAGGATTATTGGGCAATAACGTCATTACGCAAATCGGTATACTGGTGCATGATATTGATAAGGTGAGCCAGGCGTATGCGGACTTTTTTGGGGTTCCGAAACCTGAAGCGAGGTGGACCGATGCAGCTGACAAAGCGCAAACCGAATACAACGGAGAGCCTAGCGAAGCGCGGGCGAAGCTCGCATTTATTGATATGGGATCGCTGCAGCTGGAGCTGATAGAGCCGGATCTTCATCCCAGCACCTGGCGCAATTATTTGGACGAGCATGGCGAAGGGCCGCATCATATCGCTTTTTTCATTGAAGGCATGAAGGAGAAGGTAACGCTTCTGGAGACAAACGGATTCCCTCTGCAGCAAAAAGGGGAGTATACCGGCGGCCGTTATGCTTATATGGATACATTCAAGGAGCTGAAAGTGCTGGTCGAGCTGCTCGAAAACGATAAATAA